The following proteins are encoded in a genomic region of Comamonas resistens:
- a CDS encoding acetyl/propionyl/methylcrotonyl-CoA carboxylase subunit alpha, which translates to MFKKILIANRGEIACRVAATARRMGVKTVAVYSDADAQAKHVAACDEAVHIGGSAPKDSYLRWERILEAAKATGAEAIHPGYGFLSENEDFANACAAAGLVFIGPPASAIRAMGLKAESKQLMEKAKVPLVPGYHGHDQDPAMLHKEADRIGYPVLIKASAGGGGKGMRLVEKSEDFAASLESCKREAINSFGNDAVLIEKYVLRPRHIEIQVFGDTHGNCVYLFERDCSVQRRHQKVLEEAPAPGMTEALRKQMGEAAVAAAKAVNYVGAGTVEFIVEQPGGYDQPEAMKFYFMEMNTRLQVEHPVTEAITGEDLVQWQLLVASGKPLPKQQSDLRIIGHAIEARICAENPENNFLPATGHLAVYRKPECSSFEIANVRVDDGVREGDAISPFYDSMIAKLIVRGDDRAQALARLDAALAQTHIVGLTTNVQFLRQVVKSQAFSNALLDTALIEREREALFGKDFVGRDLAVAAAMAHQLQQEQALQGADPFSRRDGWRMLGRDERQFGFEYRGEALNAALAYGRDGQTHQLRVGEGETRSEAVLQWRALADGRLELNLSGRRCVAVVHAQGDQLSVFTDAGSTQIIVVDQLAHAGDTGHEGGRLTAPMPGKVVSFAVKAGDQVSKGQPLAVMEAMKMEHTIAAPGDGVVLELLYVPGDQVSEGAELLRLEV; encoded by the coding sequence ATGTTCAAGAAAATTCTGATTGCCAACCGTGGTGAGATCGCCTGCCGGGTAGCGGCTACGGCACGTCGCATGGGTGTGAAGACCGTGGCCGTGTATTCGGATGCCGATGCCCAGGCCAAGCATGTGGCAGCCTGCGACGAGGCCGTGCACATTGGCGGCAGCGCCCCCAAGGACAGCTATCTGCGCTGGGAGCGCATCCTGGAAGCCGCCAAGGCCACGGGCGCCGAGGCCATCCACCCCGGCTACGGTTTTCTGTCCGAGAACGAAGACTTTGCCAATGCCTGTGCGGCGGCCGGTCTGGTCTTCATCGGCCCGCCCGCCAGCGCGATTCGTGCCATGGGCCTGAAGGCAGAGTCCAAGCAACTGATGGAGAAAGCCAAGGTGCCGCTGGTGCCCGGCTATCACGGCCACGATCAGGACCCCGCAATGCTGCACAAGGAGGCCGACCGCATCGGCTACCCCGTGCTCATCAAGGCCAGCGCGGGCGGCGGTGGCAAGGGCATGCGTCTGGTGGAAAAGAGCGAGGACTTTGCGGCCTCGCTGGAGTCCTGCAAGCGCGAAGCCATCAACAGCTTTGGCAACGATGCCGTGCTGATCGAAAAATACGTGCTGCGCCCTCGCCATATCGAGATCCAGGTGTTTGGCGATACGCATGGCAACTGCGTCTATCTGTTCGAGCGCGACTGCTCGGTGCAGCGCCGCCACCAGAAGGTGCTGGAGGAAGCGCCGGCTCCCGGCATGACCGAAGCCCTGCGCAAGCAGATGGGTGAGGCCGCCGTGGCCGCGGCCAAGGCCGTCAACTACGTGGGTGCGGGCACGGTGGAGTTCATCGTCGAGCAGCCCGGCGGCTATGACCAGCCCGAAGCCATGAAGTTCTACTTCATGGAGATGAACACCCGCCTGCAGGTGGAGCACCCCGTCACCGAGGCCATCACCGGCGAAGACCTGGTGCAGTGGCAGTTGCTGGTCGCCAGCGGCAAGCCCTTGCCCAAGCAGCAGAGTGATCTCAGGATCATCGGCCATGCGATTGAAGCGCGCATCTGCGCCGAGAACCCCGAGAACAACTTCCTGCCCGCCACCGGCCATCTGGCCGTCTATCGCAAGCCCGAGTGCAGCAGCTTCGAGATCGCCAATGTGCGCGTGGACGATGGCGTGCGCGAGGGCGATGCCATCAGCCCCTTCTATGACTCCATGATCGCCAAGCTCATCGTGCGTGGCGACGATCGTGCCCAGGCGCTGGCGCGCCTCGATGCGGCACTGGCCCAGACCCATATCGTGGGCCTGACCACCAATGTGCAGTTTCTGCGCCAGGTGGTGAAGAGCCAGGCCTTCAGCAACGCGCTGCTCGATACGGCGCTGATCGAGCGTGAACGCGAAGCCCTGTTCGGCAAGGACTTTGTGGGCCGCGATCTGGCCGTGGCTGCGGCCATGGCCCATCAGCTGCAGCAGGAGCAGGCGTTGCAGGGCGCAGACCCGTTCAGCCGCCGCGATGGCTGGCGCATGCTGGGTCGCGACGAGCGCCAGTTCGGCTTTGAGTACCGTGGCGAAGCATTGAATGCAGCCCTGGCCTATGGCCGTGATGGTCAGACCCATCAGCTGCGCGTCGGTGAGGGCGAAACCCGCAGCGAGGCCGTGCTGCAGTGGCGTGCCCTGGCCGACGGCCGTCTGGAGCTGAACCTGAGCGGCAGGCGCTGCGTGGCCGTGGTTCACGCCCAGGGCGATCAGCTGTCGGTCTTTACCGATGCCGGCAGCACCCAGATCATCGTGGTCGACCAACTGGCCCATGCGGGCGATACCGGCCACGAAGGCGGACGCCTGACAGCCCCCATGCCCGGCAAGGTGGTGTCGTTTGCCGTCAAGGCCGGCGACCAGGTCAGCAAGGGCCAGCCGCTGGCCGTGATGGAAGCCATGAAGATGGAGCACACGATTGCCGCGCCCGGCGACGGCGTGGTGCTGGAGCTGCTTTATGTGCCCGGCGACCAGGTCAGCGAAGGCGCGGAACTGTTGCGCCTGGAGGTGTGA
- a CDS encoding 2-hydroxyacid dehydrogenase: MKVLFCCEDTRPEPWLKGLHEALPGAEIAIWEPGAAQADYALVWAPPQQFIDEQAAGLKAMFNIGAGVDALLPLTIPSELPVYRLEDAGMAVQMAEYVAQAVIRFFRGLDRYEADMAQGLWQHQRNPKRADYPVGVMGLGKMGERVARALTVFDFKVNGWSRSPREMQGIRCFSGMENLDAFLSETRILVNLLPLHDETRDIINARTLSLLQPGAYVINVGRGGHVVDADLVAQIESGHVSGAMLDVFREEPLPENHLFWNQPKIILTPHTSARTLAADSIAQIVGKVAAMSRGEPVTGRVDLKKGY; encoded by the coding sequence ATGAAAGTCCTATTTTGCTGTGAAGATACGCGGCCAGAACCCTGGCTCAAAGGTTTGCATGAAGCGCTGCCCGGCGCGGAGATCGCCATCTGGGAGCCGGGTGCGGCGCAGGCCGACTATGCGCTGGTCTGGGCACCGCCCCAGCAGTTCATCGACGAGCAGGCCGCCGGCCTCAAGGCCATGTTCAACATCGGCGCAGGCGTGGATGCATTGCTGCCGTTGACCATTCCCTCGGAGCTGCCCGTCTACCGCCTCGAAGACGCGGGCATGGCCGTGCAGATGGCCGAGTACGTGGCGCAGGCCGTGATCCGCTTTTTCCGCGGCCTGGACCGGTACGAAGCCGATATGGCGCAGGGCCTGTGGCAGCACCAGCGCAACCCCAAGCGGGCCGACTATCCCGTGGGCGTGATGGGCCTGGGCAAGATGGGCGAGCGTGTGGCCAGGGCGCTGACGGTGTTTGACTTCAAGGTCAACGGCTGGAGCCGCTCGCCGCGCGAGATGCAAGGCATACGCTGCTTCAGCGGCATGGAAAACCTGGACGCCTTCCTGTCCGAAACCCGCATTCTGGTCAATCTGCTGCCTTTGCACGACGAAACCCGCGACATCATCAATGCGCGCACATTGTCTTTGCTGCAGCCCGGGGCCTATGTGATCAATGTGGGCCGTGGCGGCCATGTGGTCGATGCCGACCTGGTGGCGCAGATCGAGAGTGGCCATGTCAGCGGTGCCATGCTCGACGTGTTCCGCGAAGAGCCCTTGCCCGAAAATCATCTGTTCTGGAACCAGCCCAAAATCATCCTCACCCCCCATACCTCGGCCCGTACGCTGGCGGCGGACAGCATTGCCCAGATTGTGGGTAAGGTCGCTGCCATGAGCCGGGGTGAGCCCGTCACAGGTCGTGTCGATCTGAAAAAGGGATATTGA
- a CDS encoding hydroxymethylglutaryl-CoA lyase, whose product MKYPARVKIIDVGPRDGLQNEKQAVPASVKIELVQRLQDAGLKEIEVTSFVSPKWVPQMADNAEVMAGIARDSGVLYSVLTPNLKGFEAAVASRPDEIVVFGAASEAFSQKNINCSIAESIERFAPVVQAALDAGIAVRGAISCTVGCPYEGEIAPEKVGYVARLMKDIGVQRVDVADTIGVGTPIKVQKALEATLAHFGIDQVSGHFHDTYGQALSNTLAALELGVWNFQSSVAGLGGCPYAKGATGNVATEDVVYLLQGMGIETGIDLDKLIDAGQFISDHLGRPTQSRVAKALLTKRAG is encoded by the coding sequence ATGAAGTACCCCGCACGCGTCAAGATCATCGACGTAGGCCCGCGCGACGGCCTGCAAAACGAGAAGCAAGCTGTGCCAGCCTCGGTCAAGATCGAGTTGGTGCAGCGCCTGCAGGACGCGGGCCTCAAGGAGATCGAGGTCACCAGCTTTGTGTCGCCCAAATGGGTGCCGCAGATGGCGGACAACGCAGAGGTCATGGCCGGGATCGCGCGTGACAGCGGGGTGCTTTATTCGGTGCTGACACCCAACCTCAAGGGCTTCGAGGCGGCAGTGGCTTCCAGGCCTGACGAAATCGTGGTGTTTGGCGCGGCCAGCGAAGCCTTCAGCCAGAAGAACATTAACTGCTCGATTGCCGAAAGCATCGAGCGTTTTGCCCCCGTGGTGCAGGCGGCGCTCGATGCCGGCATTGCCGTGCGCGGCGCCATCAGCTGCACCGTGGGCTGCCCTTACGAGGGCGAGATTGCCCCCGAGAAAGTGGGCTATGTCGCCCGGCTGATGAAGGACATCGGCGTGCAGCGCGTCGACGTGGCCGACACCATTGGCGTGGGCACGCCCATCAAGGTGCAAAAAGCGCTGGAGGCCACGCTGGCACACTTTGGTATCGACCAGGTATCGGGCCATTTTCACGACACCTATGGCCAGGCTCTGAGCAATACGCTGGCGGCACTGGAGCTGGGCGTCTGGAACTTCCAGTCTTCGGTCGCGGGTCTGGGCGGCTGCCCCTATGCCAAGGGCGCCACGGGCAATGTGGCCACCGAAGACGTGGTCTATCTGCTGCAGGGCATGGGCATTGAAACGGGTATCGACCTGGACAAGCTCATCGACGCCGGCCAGTTCATCAGCGATCACCTGGGCCGGCCCACGCAGTCGCGTGTGGCCAAGGCGCTGCTGACCAAGCGTGCCGGTTGA
- a CDS encoding DUF2799 domain-containing protein has translation MRVEKQTAFRFAWLVAVVSLAAGCSTMDADECRVANWSGLGYADASKGKDVSMAGDRAQACSEHGYRMDMAAYQRGWNEGLKEFCTFPGGQAFGDRGGNYKPGYCPPGAESQFLASYLPAYKRYQYQQRIDGLQRDINRKNSEIIRLQSRKDGSDEGKISRLKGEVSALNNQLQSERMRQFMDR, from the coding sequence ATGCGTGTGGAAAAACAGACGGCCTTTCGCTTTGCATGGCTGGTCGCAGTGGTGAGCCTGGCAGCTGGTTGTTCGACGATGGATGCCGATGAGTGCCGCGTGGCCAACTGGTCGGGGCTGGGCTATGCAGATGCAAGCAAGGGAAAGGATGTCTCGATGGCCGGCGACCGGGCACAGGCATGCAGCGAACATGGCTATCGCATGGACATGGCGGCCTATCAGCGTGGCTGGAATGAGGGGCTCAAGGAGTTCTGCACCTTCCCTGGCGGCCAGGCTTTTGGCGATAGAGGTGGCAACTACAAGCCTGGCTACTGTCCGCCGGGCGCGGAAAGCCAGTTTCTGGCCAGCTATCTTCCCGCCTACAAGAGGTATCAGTATCAGCAGCGTATCGACGGTCTGCAGCGGGATATCAATCGCAAAAATAGCGAAATCATCCGTCTGCAGTCCAGGAAGGATGGCAGCGACGAAGGGAAAATCTCCCGCCTCAAGGGCGAAGTCAGTGCGCTGAACAACCAGCTCCAAAGCGAGCGCATGCGGCAATTCATGGACCGCTAG
- a CDS encoding DUF2799 domain-containing protein, whose product MYASRIYLALTLSSVALLSACAGMDAQECRDTDWAYLGQLDAMDGKQDITTRAKRHFRTCKENGVQMDVPAYQQGWLRGLKDFCTPESGKAFAEAGRKFQMGYCPAQLEAAFLQGYSPARERYEMKESVAELERRISAKKKELREARDAKNSGSHIAYVQKDLRDLQQELFQLRLKLAQ is encoded by the coding sequence ATGTATGCATCACGTATTTATCTGGCTTTGACACTGTCCTCAGTCGCCTTGCTGTCCGCCTGTGCAGGCATGGATGCACAGGAGTGCAGAGACACGGACTGGGCCTATCTTGGCCAACTGGACGCCATGGATGGCAAGCAGGACATCACCACCCGGGCCAAGCGCCATTTCCGCACCTGCAAGGAAAACGGTGTGCAGATGGATGTACCTGCCTATCAGCAGGGCTGGCTGCGCGGGCTCAAGGATTTCTGTACGCCGGAGAGCGGCAAGGCTTTCGCCGAGGCAGGCAGGAAATTCCAGATGGGCTATTGCCCGGCCCAGCTGGAAGCGGCCTTTTTGCAAGGTTATTCCCCGGCGCGTGAGCGCTATGAAATGAAGGAGTCCGTTGCCGAGCTTGAGCGGCGCATTTCCGCCAAGAAGAAGGAGCTGCGCGAGGCACGCGATGCCAAGAACAGCGGCAGCCATATTGCCTATGTGCAAAAGGACTTGCGCGATCTGCAGCAGGAGCTGTTCCAGTTGCGGCTCAAGCTTGCCCAGTAA
- a CDS encoding YbaK/EbsC family protein — MCGSELHALPEGVQRVSRFLQDAGHPHAPQMLDGAARTAQEAADQLSILVGQVAKSIIFKRRLDGAAVLVVTSGDKRVDEKKVKAIVGAIGRADADFVKASTGFSIGGVSPVAHATRLVTLIDQELQRFDVVWAAAGHPYGVFPATPAQLQALTSAPWSDVVEQS; from the coding sequence ATGTGTGGATCAGAACTTCACGCGCTGCCTGAAGGGGTGCAGCGCGTCAGCCGCTTTTTGCAGGATGCCGGTCATCCTCATGCGCCGCAGATGCTGGACGGCGCAGCACGCACGGCGCAGGAAGCCGCCGATCAGCTCAGCATTCTGGTGGGGCAGGTGGCCAAGAGCATCATCTTCAAGCGCAGGCTGGACGGTGCCGCCGTGCTGGTGGTGACATCGGGTGACAAGCGCGTGGATGAGAAAAAGGTGAAAGCCATCGTGGGTGCCATAGGCCGCGCCGATGCAGATTTTGTCAAAGCCAGCACGGGCTTTTCGATTGGCGGTGTCAGCCCTGTCGCGCACGCGACCAGGCTGGTGACCTTGATCGATCAGGAGCTGCAGCGCTTTGATGTGGTCTGGGCCGCAGCGGGTCACCCTTATGGCGTGTTTCCCGCAACGCCTGCACAGCTGCAGGCTTTGACCAGTGCGCCATGGTCCGATGTGGTGGAGCAGTCATGA
- a CDS encoding DUF1289 domain-containing protein gives MSETMNLQEQQAQQLVQLESRAEAALIWAKADQPVASPCINVCRMTEDRSHCKGCFRTIDEIRAWSKADDEQRLQIWAQLLKRAGLQDPRAADL, from the coding sequence ATGAGCGAAACGATGAATCTGCAAGAGCAGCAGGCGCAGCAACTGGTGCAACTGGAAAGCAGGGCCGAGGCGGCTTTGATCTGGGCCAAGGCCGATCAGCCCGTGGCCTCACCCTGCATCAATGTCTGCCGCATGACCGAGGACCGCAGCCATTGCAAGGGCTGCTTTCGTACCATTGACGAGATCAGGGCCTGGTCCAAGGCGGATGACGAGCAGCGCCTGCAGATCTGGGCGCAGTTGCTCAAGCGCGCGGGCTTGCAGGATCCCAGAGCCGCAGATTTGTGA
- a CDS encoding 2-hydroxychromene-2-carboxylate isomerase, whose translation MKHITFYLDFVSPYAWLAFAQLPEQLRGISCHVRYRPVLLGALLKKYANPGPAGIPPKRDWTYRHAEWLGHAQGTPLHMPLHHPFNPLPLLRLALECSDDGCINRFTAETIFRHVWEGGADALAPERLAALRTQLSAQLRTDEQAAERAKALLRSNTEDASTAGLFGVPSLAFDERVFFGLDGLPMLRACLQGDSWFDQGRWEAAASVEQGLQA comes from the coding sequence ATGAAGCACATCACTTTCTATCTGGACTTTGTTTCGCCCTATGCCTGGCTGGCATTTGCACAGTTGCCCGAGCAGCTCAGAGGCATCAGCTGCCATGTGCGCTACCGCCCAGTCTTGCTTGGCGCTTTGCTCAAAAAGTACGCGAATCCCGGCCCCGCAGGCATTCCACCCAAGCGCGACTGGACCTACCGCCATGCCGAGTGGCTGGGTCATGCACAGGGCACGCCGCTGCACATGCCGCTGCACCACCCGTTCAACCCCTTGCCTCTGCTGCGGCTGGCGCTGGAATGCAGCGATGACGGCTGCATCAACCGCTTCACGGCCGAAACCATCTTCCGCCATGTGTGGGAGGGCGGGGCCGATGCACTGGCTCCGGAGCGTCTTGCGGCCCTGCGCACGCAGCTGTCAGCACAGCTGCGCACGGACGAGCAGGCCGCGGAGCGTGCCAAGGCCTTGCTGCGCTCCAACACCGAAGATGCTTCGACCGCAGGCTTGTTTGGCGTGCCCAGTCTGGCGTTCGATGAACGTGTCTTTTTTGGCTTGGATGGATTGCCCATGTTGCGTGCCTGCTTGCAGGGCGACAGCTGGTTCGACCAGGGGCGCTGGGAAGCAGCTGCAAGTGTGGAGCAAGGCTTGCAGGCTTGA